Part of the Bacteriovorax stolpii genome, CTGATTCGGCCATTCCGATCTATGCCCGTTATAAGCAGATCTCTTACAATCAGCGCCTGGACCAGCAAGGGATGATTTATCTTTATTCGGCATGGTCGCACGATTTGAATAACCGCGATTTCGTTCGTGTTATTATTTTATTTCTTGAGCGCGGAAAACTTAACCTGAAGTACTTAAAACCTTTTTATGAGTTTGCTTACCGCAAATTCGGGTCAACGCTTTCATCGGCCAGTGGTTATTTAAATGAGACGGCGACAGAGGCCTTAAAACGCAAGATGAGTGAAGAGCTCGACAAAGAAGTGAATCAGGAATCAGTTGATGGCAAACCAAAGTTTGAAGGGCAATTCAGCACTCCTGAAGAAAAAATTCAGTTCAATCTTCAGAAGGCCAAAGACAATAAGGTCAATTCAGATGACAGTGATAAAGTGCTCTCGATTGAATAGTTCTATCTAAATTCGAGCCCTGCACCGATAAAAAGACTCACGCCAGTGATGTCTTTGACACCTGGAATGGCATTACCGTTGAGGTCTTTAACCGTGGCCAGGTCAGTGACGCTGTATTTTCGAAGACCCATTCCTGCAAAGGCGTGGTATTTGGACGTCGGGAAAAACACAACACGCGCATTACCTTGAACTCCCCAAATCCATCCGGCCGGCTCTTCTTCGAAGTTGCTCTCGATATTGTATTCCAAATTCACGCCAAGATCGAGTGAGCCGTAGATATCAACAGAGAAAAGTGGATTTTTAAAAATGCTGTAGCCAACTGTTGGCGAAAAAAGCCAGTAACCAAATTTCATATTGCCTGTTGAAACGGCACTGTAATCAGCGGCAGCACCCCAGAAGAAATTTGAAGTCGTCTGGCGGTGGATGAACTGGAGGTTAAACCCAGTCATGACATCTTTTTCAGTATTGTCGTTTGTGAGAAAGAGCTGCTTAATCTCATCTCCAGCGCCGTAGCGGTGAAGGCTAAAGTAAAAAGAGTTATTTTCAGAAAGGCGCTCTTCTGGTTTTTGGATAGTGATATCTACATCGTGCTCTCTTGGTGCCCCGCGCTTGGTATTGTATTCCTCTTCGGTGCCGTCTTCAAAGCGGATGTCTTTAGTTTCAATGTAAGCAATCCTTCCGTAAACCACTAATGGTACGAGGTCGCGGTTCATGCGTCTTGGATTTCCAACAATGATCGCTTTCCCATTGGCAATATACCCAAGGGGTGTCAGCATATTTTCATCGGCGTAGACAATAGCTTTACTGTTGATAACACGGGCCTTATGGGTCGAGCCAGTCAGGACGACTGTGCCGTGGTCATTGATAACAGAATTGTCGGCTGCCATAGTGACGAACGACAAAAGAAGTCCTAAAATAACAGGATAAATTTTAAAATTTAGCATTAAATAAATTATAAGGGGAATCCTTTGAAATTTCCAGGCAAAAGAAAGACGAAGCATTACTTTCCAGTCAATGAATCAGGACGTATTCCTTTTGATCCGGATTTCTCTGAGAGAAGTTCAGTGTACGTTGTGGGCATCGACCAATTAATCGTTGATATCGAGGCCAACGTTAGCTTTGAGTTTTTGGAGAAATACAAGATTCAAAAAGGTGAGTCAGTTGTTTTTGATGATAAAATAGTTGAAGAAATTTATCGAGAATTAAAGGCCAACAAATGCATCGTCGGTGAGTACGCCGGAGGAGCAATTGGAAACACTCTTCACAACTACAGTGTCCTTTCTGATTCGCGCTCAGTGGCCCTGGGAGCGATTTCAAAAAATATTTCTGTAGGTGACTACGCTTTTAAATACATTTGTACGACGAACTCGTTTGTCGATTTCTCTTATTTGAAACCAGTTGACGGGCCAATGGGCAGAGCGCTTTGTCTTTTGACACCTGATCATGAAAGATCATTTTTAATCGGCAAGGGAATCATGAATGAACTCTCGCCTGATTATGTTCCGGAGGAAGTGGTCAAGGGGGCTGCGGCCCTTTTAGTGTCGGCCTACTCACTTCGCGATGAAAACTCATCAATGTTCCAGGCCAATCTAAAGGCCTGTCAGTATGCCAAAGAAAGCAATGTGCCGGTTATTTTATCTCTTGGAACCAGCTCTCTCATTGCGGCCAAAAGAGAGTTCTTCTTAAATTTTATCAGAGAGTATGTTTCTGTCTGTGCAATGAACGAAGAAGAGGCCCATGCTTTGGTCAATGAAAATGACCCGCTTCTTGCCTGTGAAAAAGTCCTGGATTACACCGATATGGTGCTTTTAACAGTAGGCCCAAGAGGGCTTTATATCGCAGCTTATGCCGATGAAGAATATAAGCGTGAAACAAAAGACATGATCCATTCAAAATCGATCGGAGAGTACAACAAGTATGAGTACTCGCGTGCGATTTTAAAGAAAGACTGCAAGCATCCGTTTAAAATTTACACTCACATCAATCCATATATGGGTGGCCCTGGGGTGATTAAGAACACTAACGGCGCCGGAGATGCGGCCCTTTCAGCAGTTCTTCATGATATTGCTTCCAACACATACCACCGTCAGGTGACCCCGAATTCTCCTAAGCACAACACGCGCTACTTGACGTATTCATCAATCCACCAGGTGAGTAAGTACTGCAACCGCGCAAGTTTTGAAGTACTAAAGCAGAATTCACCAAGACTCATCAAAGGTCTGCCAAATAGAGAGGAAAGTTTAGAAGACGCATATTGGGATTTATAATTTTATTGTTAACAAGGATGTTTTAATGAAAAAGTTTCTAACCATCGCTTCTCTTTTAGTAAGCGGCAATGTTTTTGCCGGCATCAACATGGCCTGCGTGACAGAAATTCCTACGACAAGTTTTGTCGCGATGACAGAAGGGGATGAAACAATTATCCGCCTGATTCACCACAACGGACCAAAGTACATGCCGATCTGGGGCAACATCATCACTCCTAACGACCTTCCAAACATTCAAGAAGCTGCCAATGCTCTTTATGACCTGGGAAGTGTACTCGATTTCAAAATGCCAGCGAAAGCTTGTGAGCAATTAGATGGAATGCTGATTAACTGTTTTGGAACTCAGCCAGCAGTTGAAATGGGTGGCCACCAGGTGAGCCTATGGGCCGTTCACACATCTGAAAGTGTAGAAAAAAGTTTTGCCGGAGAGTACGCTTACGTGAAGTCATCACTGGCACTAGACGTTGATGGAAAGACTTTCCACGTGCCGATGAAATACTCAGACTACGAATGTTTCAAGGCAAACTCGGCAAGTGAGTTAAGAGCTCGCTTAAAAAGTAAAAACCTATTCCTTAAGTAATCGCAGACGCTCACTGAGGTTTTGAGTCTTAGTGAGCGATCGCCCCATCACCAGGTAATCAGATCCCGCATTAAAGGCTTCTTTGGGGTCCATGACACGTTTTTGATCCTGCACCTGTGCACCTTCAATTTCATCGCGGAAACGAATTCCAGGAGTCACTGATAAGAGGTGAGGGTAATGTTTTTTAAGGAGTCCCACTTCATGAGGGCTTGAGACAATCCCATCAATCCCGGAATCAGAAGCCGTTTTAAAAAGTCTTAAGAAGGCCTCTTCGGTATTGGTGATGCCGAAGAGGTCGTTTAAATCTTTTGCTTCGAGGCTGGTTAAAAAACTCACGCCTAGGACTTTGCATTGAGGAATGCTCATACGGGCTTCGGCCATCGCTGCCTTTAACATTGCTTCACCACCACTTAAGTGAACAGTGAGAAAATCAATTGGCAGGTTTTTTAGTGATGAAATCGCCTTGGCCACAGTCACTGGAATATCATGCAGCTTTAAATCTAAAAAGATTTTCTTTTTATATTCAAGGCTGATCTTGTGAACTAAGTCCGGGCCGTATTTGACAAAAAGTTCCAGTCCAATTTTAACAAAGGGCAGGTCGTTTTCTTTTTGTCTTAAAAACTGGTCGATCTCATCTAATGACATCTGATCCAGGGCCACAATAATTTTATCCAGTTTACTCACGCGTTCTCCTAAAAATTCATTTCCTGCAGGGCCAGCGGCTTAACCTCTAAGTCATCAGTTCCAATTAAGGCCATGGCCACTGCACGGATATTTTCCGGGCGAGTAAAACATGGGATCGCGTACTGGATGGCCGAGTTTCTGATGTGCTCTCCATCGTTTTGCGATTGCCCCTGGTTTTGAGGAGTGTTGAAAACCATTTTCATGTTTTCATCTTTAAGCGCTTCTAAAATCGTCAGCCCCTTTTCATCAAGCTTCATAACCAGCTCACAAGGGATTCCTTGTTTTTTGATGTACTCACAAGTCCCGCGTGTGGCGATAAACTTGTAGCCGATTTTATGCAGAGACTTTAAGTAAGGAAGAATCAACTCCTTGCTGTTGTCAGCAAGACTCATAAGAATTAATCCTTTCTCTGAAAGTTTTGGATAATTTCCTTGATAAGATTTCAGAATGGCCGTTTCTTTATCGCGGTCAATCCCCATCGTTTCACCAGTTGATCTCATCTTTGGTCCAAGAAGAATATTGTCCTGGACGAAGCGATCGAATGGGAAAGTTGATTGTTTCACTGAGAAGAAACCTGAAAGCGGCTGCTCGATGGTTTCAATTTTTTCTCCCAGCATTGCATCTGTGGCAATTTTTGGCAGAGAAATATTATACGCTTTACTTAAGAAAGGAAGCGTTCTCGATCCTCTTGGGTTCGCTTCGATACAGTAGATTTTTCCATCTTTAATCGCAAACTGGAAGTTGATTGGTCCCACAATTTTTAAAGCATCCGCAAGTGCGTATGAAATTGTTTTTAACTCTTCATAGTTTTTCTGAGTCAGGATAACTGGAGGAGTGATCATTCCCGAATCGCCCGAGTGAACACCGGCGTATTCAATGTGCTCGCACACGGTGAAACAGAAGTTTCCATATTGGTCGCGCACTAAGTCCACATCGTACTCAATCGCATTTTCAAGGTAATTTTCTACCTGGAAAACAGCGGTTGCACTTTGCAGTTGATCTTTAAAAGCTTTTGGCAGCTCGTTTAATTCATCGTGGCCGTAGAAAATGTACATCGATTCACCACCGATAACATAACTTGGACGGATGATGACCGGAAAGCCGATATCTACCATGGCATTTACCAGGTTTTTGTATCCAGAAACTTCGCGGCTTTGAGTTTGCGCAAGTTTTGTTTTTCTCGTCACTTCACCAAAAAGTTTTCTATCTTCTGTCAGCTCCAGAATTTCCCATGTCGGTCCAAGGAAATTAATTTTGAAGAAATCCTGACGGAAGCTCTTTTCAAGATGCTCTCTTAACTGGATTCCCGTCTGTCCTGAAAAAGATGCGATCACTCCGAATGGGTTTTCGTTTTTTAAGATATCAAAGAGGTCTTCAGAGTATAGAGGAGAAAGGTAGAGTCTGTTAGAGCTATCGTAGTCGGTTGAAACCGTTTCAGGGTTTGAGTTAATCATGATTGATTGAATGCCTTTTTCTTTTAAGCGCTCACATGATTTTACACACGAGTAATCAAACTCGATTCCTTGCCCAATTCTATTTGGCCCCGATCCAAGGATAGCTACCGATTTACCTTTTTTACTTAGCGACTCAGCTTCGTTTTCCTCAGCATAAGTAGAATAGAAGTAAGGAGTCTCGGCCAGGAATTCTCCTGAGCATGTATCTACCGCCTTATAAACCGGGAAGATGTTTTGTTTAAAACGGTATTCTAAAATCTCTTTTTGCGATCGGTTCATCATGAAAGCAAGATGCTTGTCTGAGAATCCAATCTTTTTAAGATTTAGGAATTCCTCTCTCTCCATGTTGATGTCTTTATGAACATGAGAGTTCGCCGTGTCGTGCTTTAATGTTTTTTCAGCTTCAACCACCAGGGCCATCTGGTCAATGAACCAAGGTGTGATTTTTGAAAGCGAAAAGATTTCTTCTTTTGTCATGCCAATGCGAAGAGCTTCCAGGACTGTTAGAAGAGAGAGTTCACTAGGCGTTTTTAATCTTAGAGTGATGTACTCGCGAGAAAGTTCAACCGGAACTGTTTTTAGTTGAGATAGTGAAGGGACTTCAAGTCCCATTTCAAGAGCTCTTAAGGCCTTCATGAAAGCTTCGTTGAAACTTCCACCAAGAGCAAGAACTTCTCCCACTGAGCGCATTTGTGGCCCAAGAGTTTGTGAAGAACTTGGGAACTTACTAAATGGGAAAATAGGAATCTTTAGGGCCACGTAATCCAGTGTCGGCTCAAAAGCAACCGGGGACGCTTTTGTGATATCGTTTAAGATTTCTTTTAGTGTGTAGCCGATCGAGAGAAGGGCCGAAATTTTTGCAATCGGGTAGCCGGTTGCTTTTGAAGCAAGGGCCGATGATCTTGAAACTCGCGGGTTCATTTCAATAACTACAATATCATCTTCATTGTCTGGATTGATGGCAAACTGAACGTTGGCCCCACCAGCGACAACTCCCATGTGTTTAGCAATGGTCAGTGTCATGGTACGCAGCTGTTGCATACAACGATCACTAATCGTCATGGCCGGAGCGACAGTGATTGAGTCTCCCGTGTGAACTCCACATGGATCGACGTTTTCAATTGAACAAATGATGACTCCGTTTCTCTCGCAGTCAACCATCACTTCCAGTTCGATTTCTTTTTGGCCAACAAGAGATTTCTCCATTGTGACCGGGAACTTGATATCTGAAGTGAAGACTTCTTTTAGTTCATCCGTGTTCCAAACCAAGGCCGCACCTTTTCCACCAAGAGCGAAGTCGCGTCTGATAATCAGCGGGAATTGTACCACCGATTTGGCCATTTCTAGAGCTTCTGCTTCAGAGTTCGCCGTAAAACGCTTTCCTGTCTGGTAGCCCAGCTTATCTAGTTCGCGGGCAAAGAGTGCTCTGTCTTCTGTTTTTTTGATTGTATCAACATTAGCACCAAGCAGGGCTACGTTATGTTCTTTTAAAAAGTTCTCTTCTTCTAATTCTACGCACAGGTTAAGCGCTGTCTGACCACCCATTGTCGAGAGAACCGCATCGACTTTTTCTTTTAAGATGATTTTTTTGATCGTCTCTTTTGTGATGGGTTCAATATAAGTGCGCGCGCACATTTCCGGGTCAGTCATGATCGTCGCCGGATTTGAGTTGAGAAGAACAACGTCAATACCTTCTTCTTTAAGCGACTTTAAGGCCTGAGTTCCAGAGTAATCAAACTCAGAGGCCTGGCCGATTTTAATCGGGCCTGAACCGATAAGAAGAATTCTCTTATAAAGAGTTGGCTTTTTGATTCTATTCGTAAGCTTATTAAAAGCGTGCAGTCTTTTTGTGTCGATCGGGTATTGATTTTTTTCTTCTAAGAAAGCTTTCACTTCGTGGAAGAACTCATGAGCGTCGTGCGGCCCTGGATTAGCTTCAGGGTGAAACTGTACTGATTTTACAAAGTGATCGCTTGAAGCAATCCCTTCGATTGAGTCATCAAAGAGGGAAGTGTACTGAATGAAAAGCTCTCGCTTAAGCGGGTTTTCCATGCGCATTTTATTAAATGATTCTGTTTCAATCGCGTAACCATGGTTTTGCGACGTGATCACAATTTTGTTTGTAATGTGGTCAATCACCGGGTGGTTGGCCCCACGCTGGCCGAAAGGAAGCTTAATGATTTTAATTCCCAGAGCAAGGGCAATGAGTTGATGCCCAAGACAGATCGCGCGCACGGGAATGTTTAAAGTAAACATCTCGCGGACAACTTCGATTTCTTTGGTGAAGTTTCTTGGGTCCCCCGGACCGTTTGAAAGGAAAATCAGTCGAGGGTTGTATTTTTTTATCGTTGCCAGGTCCGCATTATGAGGCAGACTCACCAGTGGCATTTTTAAGGCCATTAACTGATCAATGATCGCTTGCTTGATCCCGTAATTCATCACCACGATTGGGTTATCTCCCGGGATGTGAACGATTGGCGATGCTTGTGAAACAAGTGGAAGGTCGTCTGTTTTTAATCTTGCCGATTCAAAAACAGATTTCGCTGGAACTTCTTCACTGAAAGTGAGCACCGATTTATGGGATTTTGATTTCCCGCTTGTCAGGTAGCGCACGAGTTTTCTGGTATCAACACCAGAGAAAAGTGGAACCTCGATATTTTCTAAAAAGTGATTATGAGAAAAGTTTCTGGCGATGATGACTGTGGCATGAGTCTTTTTTGACTGCATAACAGTTTCATTGTGTTCGTAATTTCCGATGTGCGCGTTAGTGAAGATAATGTGTTGGCCGAGAAAAGATGGGTCGGTGATGGTTTCTTGATAACCGCTCATTCCTGTAGTGAAAGCGGCCTCTCCCCAAATCCCTTTAACTAGATCCGGGTCTGAGTTCTTACGATTGACGTAGCCTTTAAAAGTCGTGCCGTCCTCAAAATGAAGATAGGCGATAGATTGCTTGAGACTCCTGTTAAAACTTTTCTCCATTAATAATTCCTACGTTCTGATCGTTATTTAAGAGCATGGCCTCGATAATGGCCATTCTCATTGGGATTGAATTTTCAACTTGCAGATAACCTTTATAGAGCGATGACTTAATCAGCGCCTGGTCTAATTCCACACCAATATTGGCCGGGCCCGGGTGTAACACCGGAATTAATTTATTAAGTGACTTGAGAAGCTCTAAGCTTACTCCATAGTTTTCAAGGTAATTGTCGTAGTGAGCGTTGGCCGCTCCTGCGTGTCTTTCTTTCTGGATTCTTAATAGATAGATGAAATCACTTTTTAAAACAGTTTCATTTCTATTAGTTGAAATCTCCACCTGAGCTGGCAGAGTTTTTGGATCAGGAAGATAGTCTTTTGGACCGCTCAAAATCACTTTCATTCCAAACTTTGGAAGAAGTTTAATCAGCGAGTGCCCAACACGCGAGTGAATATTGTCTCCGATGATTGAGATGGTTTTGCCATTTAAATCACCATTAGCAAGATGAATCAGAGTGTAGAGATCTAAAAGTGCTTGAGAAGGATGTTCGTTAATCCCGTCTCCACCGTTAACTAATTTTATAGGAGGTGATTGTCTGAACTCTGAAAGCTGGTGAGAGACACTTGTGCGAAAAACGCAAAGATTCACACCTTGATAGAAAAGAGTCAGGAACGTTTCTTCTAAGCTTTCACCTTTTTTTAAGCTCGATGTCTCCGCATTGAAATCTAAATAAAGCCCGCCTAGTCTTCTGATTGCGACAGCAAATGAATGTTTTGTTCTGGTTGAATTTTCGAGAAAAGAAGTGGCAATGATAGGTTTCGGAGTCGAGGAAAAAGGGGCAATTTCAGGATGGTCTTTAAAGTGCTTTGCACGGGAGAGGAGCACATCGATCTGGGGCCTACTTAGATCGTCTATGCTTTCAAGTAATGAAGGAAATGAAGTCATTTTCTTCCTTGTTAAGTCTTGTTATGCTAGTGCATAAAAAAGAGCTCATTTTTAGATTTGTAATAGTCTATAAAAAAAGTAATCTGTTTGAAAAGAACTTTATTATGAAAAAGATTGACCAAAATAATCAATTACAAATTGAATCACTTCTTAATGAGTGCAAGGGCAATCTGTTTGAATTTCTTGTCGCACAAACACTTTCTCGCCGTTTTAAGAAAGAAGATGTGTTTTTGCTGAATTTACCCCGTGATTTTCGTGGAAGACTGCAGTTTTACGAAGAGACGATTCGTCAATTTGACTCGGAACTCCTAAAGAATCTCCCCCTCTTAGCTGAAAAAGCGGCAAGCGAAATCGAAAATCACCCGATTTTTAAAAATAAATCCCAGTTTAGTTTTACCGTCATTGGAAAAATGGTGGCGACTAATGACAATGAACTTTGGAACGAAACGGATATCGTCGCTTTAGAAGAACTGTCTTCTGGCGAAACTAAAAAGCACTTTATCAGTTTAAAACTTACCAAAGATCACAGTTACACCAATACAAAAAGTGCTGGGATTAAGAGTTTTATTGAAAAGTATTTCGCGCTTTTTGGAAATCACGCCGCCGCTTTTCAAAAAAAGCTCAACGAAGAAGTGGATGAGTCTTTCCATATGATGGGCCACAAGCTCTATTCAATGATTGATCAGGAGTTTAAAGGAAGCTTTGATACGCGTTGGAGTAATGATCATACGGAACTTCCCGGAGAGCTTCCTCCAGAAATGCGCGAAGTGGTTCACGCCAATTATTTCCGCGTTGGAATTAAGGTGCGTGAGTACTTGGGTGAATTATACAAATTAGACCCGCACAAGTTTTACCTGTGCCTTCATGCCCTTTGTGGTTTTGGAAACCAAGATATTATTCAGGTGAGCTGTTTTCACCAAAATAAAGAATTAAAGGATATTCTCATTAAAACTCACTCGGATCTTTTTAGCGGTGATCACAACGAAATCGTCGTTAAGGAACTCTCTCCTGGAGTGGCCTCGTTTGATATTTCCTTTAAAAAATTCGTCTTACAGATTAGAGTTAAACCTATGAACAAATTTACCACAGCAGCCTATAAAATTAACTGCTCAATTAAAATGAAAGGGGACTCCCATGCATAAGGCCCTTTTCCTGGACCGCGACGGCATCGTCAATATTGACAAAGGTTATGTTTATAAATGGGAAGATATCATTTGGATCGAAGAGATTTTCCAGATGATCAAACTTGCCAACGAAAGAGGATACAAAGTGATTGTCCTGACCAATCAATCAGGGATTGACCGTGGAATGTACACGCACGAAGACGTTCATACACTTCACCAGAAGATGCATGCTTTTCTTGCTGGAAAAAATTTAAAGGTTGATGACTGGTTTTATTGTGCCGAAATGGACAGTGAATTAAGAAAGCCTCGCCCAGGGATGTTGATTCTTGCCCGTGATAAACACGATATTGATCTCACTCAATCTTTTATGATCGGCGATAAGCCTTCAGACGTTTTTGAAACAGATGGGAAATTTGTCGGCCCTTCAACGTTATTAGTAGAAGGCAATTACGACTTAAAAGACGCTCACACTAAAGAGCGCGTGAAAGTTTTTAAAGACCACGCCAAAATTCTCGAAGAATTAAAAAAGGTTCTCTAATGAAAGAAACAAAAATCGATATTCATTTTTCACTGCCATTTTCAGCGAAGAAAGTTTTCGATTTTATCGTTCTTCCTGAGAATATGCCTCTATACCAAGGTTATTTCCTGGTTCCAGGAATTAAAAAAGTTGAATCAAGTGACCCTGTCCGCAAAGTTGGGACGATTGATAAGATCACCAATACTGACAATAGCTCTCACGAATCACGCACTGATATTTTAGAGCCAGAAAAAAGGTATTCGCTTACTTTAAGCAATATCAAGATGAATGGGTTTAAGGAAAAACTCGCCAATCCACTGACTGGTTTTAAAGAAGACTGGATTTTTCATGCTGATGGAAACCATGTTCATATTGATAGAACGTTGGTGATTTTTCACAAGGAAGGTCTGGTGAATGAGCTGATGGTGAAGTGGGTGATTTATCCGCAGATGGTGATGTCGCTTCATAGACATCATAAAAATTTGGAACAAAGACTCGCCCATATTTAATTCATCATTTCAAAGAGCATCAATCATACTGGATCGATATGCTTTTAGGTCTTGCTATCTGGATTTGGTTGATCACTCTTCTTTCGTATTAATCTTTTTCCATTCTCGAGCGCTGCGTCTTCTAAAAAGTGTGACCAAGGTCATGGTCTTCTTAGTGATAATATGAGCTAATTTAAAATTAAGGACCATTATACTTACACTAAGGAATGACCCATGAAAGGCACTTTAATTTTAGCACTGTTGTTTTTAAGCACATCGTTTGCCCAGGCCTCAGCTGAACTCTCAAAAGAAGATGAAACCAAGATCCAGGCCAAGGCCGTGATGGGAGGGGTTTATGAGACTTTTATTAAGGTCATCCCTTACGTTTATTCAGATGAAGAGTCATTGCTTGTCTTGAAAAAAGACCCTAAGGCCAAAGAAGAATTATTAAAAAACTTAGGCGATCTTTCAACCTTTTTTAAAAGTGCTCGCCACGTAGAGTATTTCCAAAGGCCAGGCTTTCGTCCAAGTTTAGATACGATGAATGATCATCTTGCTGATACGATTAACTCTGTTAATAGCAACAACTTTCTTTTTGCTCAAAAACGTCTATCTGCTCTGACTTCTCTGTGCATTTCATGCCACTCGCAGCTTTCTCCTAAAGGGCAGGAGAATGCTTTTAGTGCGCTTATTAATAAGTCTAAAAGAGAAGATTTTAAGAGCGATTACGACTACGGGAACTATCTTTATTTAATTAGAAATTTTAATGAGTCAGAAAAATTCCTGAATCTTGCTACTGAAAGAGCGCTTAAGGAATCCAGAAGTCATGAGCTTTACTCATCTCTAAGAAGAATGATTTCAATGTATACGAAGATTTCTTTTGATTACGAAAAGGCCAAGAGTTTTACCGGCAAATATAAGTCGGATGAAAGGATGCCAAAGCTTGCTAAAGAGATGGTGACTTCATGGGACGCAGGGCTAGAGGAGTGGAAAACATTTAAGCCTAGTGAAGTTAAGAGTATCGATAAATTCATTAAGACTTATCTTTCTCCTTTAGAAGAAGTTAAAGAGCTGGCCGGAGAAGGAAAAAATGATATCACGCTGCTGGTAGCTTCCGGAGTTCTTTCAAAATACTTGAATGACCACCCAAAGACAAAAAACACTCCTGAAATTCTCTACTGGATTTCAGTGGCAGAAAGAAGACTGAGCAATACTTATTTTTTCACTATCAGTGATTTGTACTTA contains:
- a CDS encoding inosine/guanosine kinase, whose amino-acid sequence is MKFPGKRKTKHYFPVNESGRIPFDPDFSERSSVYVVGIDQLIVDIEANVSFEFLEKYKIQKGESVVFDDKIVEEIYRELKANKCIVGEYAGGAIGNTLHNYSVLSDSRSVALGAISKNISVGDYAFKYICTTNSFVDFSYLKPVDGPMGRALCLLTPDHERSFLIGKGIMNELSPDYVPEEVVKGAAALLVSAYSLRDENSSMFQANLKACQYAKESNVPVILSLGTSSLIAAKREFFLNFIREYVSVCAMNEEEAHALVNENDPLLACEKVLDYTDMVLLTVGPRGLYIAAYADEEYKRETKDMIHSKSIGEYNKYEYSRAILKKDCKHPFKIYTHINPYMGGPGVIKNTNGAGDAALSAVLHDIASNTYHRQVTPNSPKHNTRYLTYSSIHQVSKYCNRASFEVLKQNSPRLIKGLPNREESLEDAYWDL
- the carB gene encoding carbamoyl-phosphate synthase large subunit, yielding MEKSFNRSLKQSIAYLHFEDGTTFKGYVNRKNSDPDLVKGIWGEAAFTTGMSGYQETITDPSFLGQHIIFTNAHIGNYEHNETVMQSKKTHATVIIARNFSHNHFLENIEVPLFSGVDTRKLVRYLTSGKSKSHKSVLTFSEEVPAKSVFESARLKTDDLPLVSQASPIVHIPGDNPIVVMNYGIKQAIIDQLMALKMPLVSLPHNADLATIKKYNPRLIFLSNGPGDPRNFTKEIEVVREMFTLNIPVRAICLGHQLIALALGIKIIKLPFGQRGANHPVIDHITNKIVITSQNHGYAIETESFNKMRMENPLKRELFIQYTSLFDDSIEGIASSDHFVKSVQFHPEANPGPHDAHEFFHEVKAFLEEKNQYPIDTKRLHAFNKLTNRIKKPTLYKRILLIGSGPIKIGQASEFDYSGTQALKSLKEEGIDVVLLNSNPATIMTDPEMCARTYIEPITKETIKKIILKEKVDAVLSTMGGQTALNLCVELEEENFLKEHNVALLGANVDTIKKTEDRALFARELDKLGYQTGKRFTANSEAEALEMAKSVVQFPLIIRRDFALGGKGAALVWNTDELKEVFTSDIKFPVTMEKSLVGQKEIELEVMVDCERNGVIICSIENVDPCGVHTGDSITVAPAMTISDRCMQQLRTMTLTIAKHMGVVAGGANVQFAINPDNEDDIVVIEMNPRVSRSSALASKATGYPIAKISALLSIGYTLKEILNDITKASPVAFEPTLDYVALKIPIFPFSKFPSSSQTLGPQMRSVGEVLALGGSFNEAFMKALRALEMGLEVPSLSQLKTVPVELSREYITLRLKTPSELSLLTVLEALRIGMTKEEIFSLSKITPWFIDQMALVVEAEKTLKHDTANSHVHKDINMEREEFLNLKKIGFSDKHLAFMMNRSQKEILEYRFKQNIFPVYKAVDTCSGEFLAETPYFYSTYAEENEAESLSKKGKSVAILGSGPNRIGQGIEFDYSCVKSCERLKEKGIQSIMINSNPETVSTDYDSSNRLYLSPLYSEDLFDILKNENPFGVIASFSGQTGIQLREHLEKSFRQDFFKINFLGPTWEILELTEDRKLFGEVTRKTKLAQTQSREVSGYKNLVNAMVDIGFPVIIRPSYVIGGESMYIFYGHDELNELPKAFKDQLQSATAVFQVENYLENAIEYDVDLVRDQYGNFCFTVCEHIEYAGVHSGDSGMITPPVILTQKNYEELKTISYALADALKIVGPINFQFAIKDGKIYCIEANPRGSRTLPFLSKAYNISLPKIATDAMLGEKIETIEQPLSGFFSVKQSTFPFDRFVQDNILLGPKMRSTGETMGIDRDKETAILKSYQGNYPKLSEKGLILMSLADNSKELILPYLKSLHKIGYKFIATRGTCEYIKKQGIPCELVMKLDEKGLTILEALKDENMKMVFNTPQNQGQSQNDGEHIRNSAIQYAIPCFTRPENIRAVAMALIGTDDLEVKPLALQEMNF
- a CDS encoding aspartate/ornithine carbamoyltransferase family protein, which produces MTSFPSLLESIDDLSRPQIDVLLSRAKHFKDHPEIAPFSSTPKPIIATSFLENSTRTKHSFAVAIRRLGGLYLDFNAETSSLKKGESLEETFLTLFYQGVNLCVFRTSVSHQLSEFRQSPPIKLVNGGDGINEHPSQALLDLYTLIHLANGDLNGKTISIIGDNIHSRVGHSLIKLLPKFGMKVILSGPKDYLPDPKTLPAQVEISTNRNETVLKSDFIYLLRIQKERHAGAANAHYDNYLENYGVSLELLKSLNKLIPVLHPGPANIGVELDQALIKSSLYKGYLQVENSIPMRMAIIEAMLLNNDQNVGIINGEKF
- a CDS encoding D-glycero-alpha-D-manno-heptose-1,7-bisphosphate 7-phosphatase — its product is MHKALFLDRDGIVNIDKGYVYKWEDIIWIEEIFQMIKLANERGYKVIVLTNQSGIDRGMYTHEDVHTLHQKMHAFLAGKNLKVDDWFYCAEMDSELRKPRPGMLILARDKHDIDLTQSFMIGDKPSDVFETDGKFVGPSTLLVEGNYDLKDAHTKERVKVFKDHAKILEELKKVL
- the pyrF gene encoding orotidine-5'-phosphate decarboxylase; its protein translation is MSKLDKIIVALDQMSLDEIDQFLRQKENDLPFVKIGLELFVKYGPDLVHKISLEYKKKIFLDLKLHDIPVTVAKAISSLKNLPIDFLTVHLSGGEAMLKAAMAEARMSIPQCKVLGVSFLTSLEAKDLNDLFGITNTEEAFLRLFKTASDSGIDGIVSSPHEVGLLKKHYPHLLSVTPGIRFRDEIEGAQVQDQKRVMDPKEAFNAGSDYLVMGRSLTKTQNLSERLRLLKE